Proteins encoded in a region of the Acidimicrobiales bacterium genome:
- the rpsJ gene encoding 30S ribosomal protein S10, whose protein sequence is MPAGQKIRIRLKAYDHEVIDQSTKKIVETVRRTQADLRGPIPLPTEKHRYTVIRGPFKDKDSREHFEMRIHKRLLDILDPSPKTVDSLQRLDLPAGVDIEIKIQQV, encoded by the coding sequence ATGCCTGCAGGGCAGAAGATCCGGATCCGACTGAAGGCCTACGACCACGAGGTCATCGACCAGTCGACGAAGAAGATCGTTGAGACGGTTCGACGGACCCAGGCCGACCTTCGCGGTCCGATCCCCCTGCCGACCGAGAAACACCGCTACACGGTCATCCGTGGCCCTTTCAAGGACAAGGACTCCCGGGAGCACTTTGAGATGCGCATTCATAAGCGCCTGCTCGACATCCTGGATCCCTCGCCCAAGACCGTGGACTCGCTGCAGCGCCTGGACCTGCCGGCTGGCGTCGACATCGAGATCAAGATCCAGCAGGTGTAA
- the tuf gene encoding elongation factor Tu, producing the protein MAKAQFERNKPHVNVGTMGHIDHGKTTLTAAITKVLSDRDPNSTNFTEFADIDKAPEERERGITINVSHVEYETENRHYAHVDMPGHADYIKNMITGAAQVDGAILVVSAADGPMPQTREHVLLARQVGVPKIIVALNKCDMVDDEELLELVEMEVRELLGEYDFPGDDTPIVRVSALKALEGDSDAADQIVDLMAQVDEYIPQPERDIDKPFLMPIEDVFSITGRGTVVTGRVEQGVVNTGDSIEIIGLKDTQTTTCTGVEMFRKLLDQGEAGDNIGALLRGIDKEEVQRGQVLAKPGSITPHTQFEAEVYVLTKEEGGRHKPFFSNYRPQFYFRTTDVTGMIELPAGTEMCMPGDNTTMTVELIAPIAMDEGLRFAIREGGRTVGAGAVTKILK; encoded by the coding sequence ATGGCCAAGGCCCAATTCGAGCGAAACAAGCCCCACGTAAACGTGGGCACCATGGGTCACATTGACCATGGCAAGACCACGCTGACCGCGGCGATCACCAAGGTCCTGTCGGATCGTGATCCCAACTCCACCAATTTCACCGAGTTCGCGGACATCGACAAGGCACCCGAGGAGCGGGAGCGCGGCATCACGATCAACGTGAGCCACGTCGAGTATGAGACCGAGAACCGGCACTACGCCCACGTCGACATGCCGGGTCACGCGGATTACATCAAGAACATGATCACAGGCGCCGCTCAGGTCGACGGTGCGATCCTCGTGGTGTCGGCCGCTGACGGCCCGATGCCCCAGACCCGTGAGCACGTGCTCCTGGCCCGCCAGGTCGGCGTGCCCAAGATCATCGTGGCGCTGAACAAGTGCGACATGGTCGACGACGAGGAGCTACTCGAGCTGGTCGAGATGGAGGTGCGCGAGCTCCTTGGCGAGTACGACTTCCCGGGTGACGACACCCCGATCGTGCGGGTTTCGGCGCTCAAGGCCCTCGAGGGCGACAGCGACGCCGCCGACCAGATCGTTGACCTGATGGCCCAGGTGGACGAGTACATCCCCCAGCCCGAGCGTGACATCGACAAGCCCTTCCTGATGCCGATCGAGGACGTGTTCTCGATCACCGGCCGAGGCACCGTGGTGACCGGTCGTGTCGAACAGGGCGTCGTCAACACGGGCGACAGCATCGAGATCATCGGCCTCAAGGACACCCAGACGACGACCTGTACCGGCGTCGAGATGTTCCGCAAGTTGCTCGATCAGGGTGAGGCCGGCGACAACATCGGCGCCCTCCTGCGTGGCATCGACAAGGAGGAGGTCCAGCGCGGTCAGGTTCTGGCCAAGCCCGGTTCGATCACTCCCCACACCCAGTTCGAGGCCGAGGTGTACGTGCTGACCAAGGAGGAGGGTGGCCGTCACAAGCCGTTCTTCTCCAACTACCGCCCGCAGTTCTACTTCCGGACCACTGACGTGACCGGCATGATCGAACTGCCCGCCGGTACCGAGATGTGCATGCCCGGCGACAACACGACCATGACCGTCGAGCTCATCGCTCCGATCGCCATGGACGAGGGCCTTCGCTTCGCCATCCGTGAAGGTGGCCGCACCGTTGGTGCTGGCGCCGTCACCAAGATCCTGAAGTAG